The Acomys russatus chromosome 3, mAcoRus1.1, whole genome shotgun sequence genome has a window encoding:
- the Nqo2 gene encoding ribosyldihydronicotinamide dehydrogenase [quinone] isoform X3 produces the protein MAGKKVLIVYAQQEPMSFNGSLKKVAVEELSKQGCTVTVSDLYTMNFEPRATRNDITGALSNPEIFRYGIETYEAYKKEALTSDILEEQRKVQEADLVIFQFPLYWFSVPAILKGWMDRVLCQGFAFDIPGFYDSGFLKVCALEGKLALLSLTTGGTAEMYTKSGVSGDFRYFLWPIQHGTLHFCGFKVLAPQISFGLDDSSEEERKVMLASWAQRLKTIWKEEPIDCTPPWYFQE, from the exons ATGGCAG GTAAGAAAGTGCTCATTGTCTATGCACAGCAAGAACCCATGTCCTTCAATGGGTCCCTGAAGAAGGTGGCTGTTGAAGAACTGAGCAAGCAGGGATGCACAGTCACTGTGTCTGACTTATACACCATGAACTTTGAGCCAAGGGCCACAAGAAACGACATCACGG GTGCCCTCTCTAATCCTGAAATCTTCAGATATGGGATAGAAACCTATGAAGCCTACAAGAAAGAAGCTCTGACCAGTGACATCCTTGAGGAGCAGAGGAAGGTGCAAGAAGCTGATCTAGTGATATTTcag TTCCCGCTCTACTGGTTCAGTGTTCCAGCAATCCTAAAAGGCTGGATGGACAGGGTGCTGTGCCAAGGTTTTGCCTTCGACATCCCAGGCTTTTATGACTCCGGTTTTCTTAAGGTATGTGCTCTGGAG GGTAAATTAGCCCTCCTTTCCTTAACCACTGGAGGCACGGCTGAGATGTACACAAAATCTGGGGTCAGTGGAGATTTCCGGTACTTCCTGTGGCCAATCCAG CATGGTACACTGCACTTCTGTGGATTTAAAGTCCTTGCCCCGCAAATCAGTTTTGGTCTTGATGATTcatcagaagaagaaaggaaagtgatGCTGGCATCGTGGGCCCAGCGGCTGAAGACCATCTGGAAGGAGGAACCCATCGACTGCACACCCCCATGGTACTTCCAAGAGTAG
- the Nqo2 gene encoding ribosyldihydronicotinamide dehydrogenase [quinone] isoform X2, translated as MDLREMESEYTSRKGKKVLIVYAQQEPMSFNGSLKKVAVEELSKQGCTVTVSDLYTMNFEPRATRNDITGALSNPEIFRYGIETYEAYKKEALTSDILEEQRKVQEADLVIFQFPLYWFSVPAILKGWMDRVLCQGFAFDIPGFYDSGFLKGKLALLSLTTGGTAEMYTKSGVSGDFRYFLWPIQHGTLHFCGFKVLAPQISFGLDDSSEEERKVMLASWAQRLKTIWKEEPIDCTPPWYFQE; from the exons ATGGACCTGCGGGAGATGGAATCAGAATACACCAGTCGGAAAG GTAAGAAAGTGCTCATTGTCTATGCACAGCAAGAACCCATGTCCTTCAATGGGTCCCTGAAGAAGGTGGCTGTTGAAGAACTGAGCAAGCAGGGATGCACAGTCACTGTGTCTGACTTATACACCATGAACTTTGAGCCAAGGGCCACAAGAAACGACATCACGG GTGCCCTCTCTAATCCTGAAATCTTCAGATATGGGATAGAAACCTATGAAGCCTACAAGAAAGAAGCTCTGACCAGTGACATCCTTGAGGAGCAGAGGAAGGTGCAAGAAGCTGATCTAGTGATATTTcag TTCCCGCTCTACTGGTTCAGTGTTCCAGCAATCCTAAAAGGCTGGATGGACAGGGTGCTGTGCCAAGGTTTTGCCTTCGACATCCCAGGCTTTTATGACTCCGGTTTTCTTAAG GGTAAATTAGCCCTCCTTTCCTTAACCACTGGAGGCACGGCTGAGATGTACACAAAATCTGGGGTCAGTGGAGATTTCCGGTACTTCCTGTGGCCAATCCAG CATGGTACACTGCACTTCTGTGGATTTAAAGTCCTTGCCCCGCAAATCAGTTTTGGTCTTGATGATTcatcagaagaagaaaggaaagtgatGCTGGCATCGTGGGCCCAGCGGCTGAAGACCATCTGGAAGGAGGAACCCATCGACTGCACACCCCCATGGTACTTCCAAGAGTAG
- the Nqo2 gene encoding ribosyldihydronicotinamide dehydrogenase [quinone] isoform X1: protein MDLREMESEYTSRKGKKVLIVYAQQEPMSFNGSLKKVAVEELSKQGCTVTVSDLYTMNFEPRATRNDITGALSNPEIFRYGIETYEAYKKEALTSDILEEQRKVQEADLVIFQFPLYWFSVPAILKGWMDRVLCQGFAFDIPGFYDSGFLKVCALEGKLALLSLTTGGTAEMYTKSGVSGDFRYFLWPIQHGTLHFCGFKVLAPQISFGLDDSSEEERKVMLASWAQRLKTIWKEEPIDCTPPWYFQE, encoded by the exons ATGGACCTGCGGGAGATGGAATCAGAATACACCAGTCGGAAAG GTAAGAAAGTGCTCATTGTCTATGCACAGCAAGAACCCATGTCCTTCAATGGGTCCCTGAAGAAGGTGGCTGTTGAAGAACTGAGCAAGCAGGGATGCACAGTCACTGTGTCTGACTTATACACCATGAACTTTGAGCCAAGGGCCACAAGAAACGACATCACGG GTGCCCTCTCTAATCCTGAAATCTTCAGATATGGGATAGAAACCTATGAAGCCTACAAGAAAGAAGCTCTGACCAGTGACATCCTTGAGGAGCAGAGGAAGGTGCAAGAAGCTGATCTAGTGATATTTcag TTCCCGCTCTACTGGTTCAGTGTTCCAGCAATCCTAAAAGGCTGGATGGACAGGGTGCTGTGCCAAGGTTTTGCCTTCGACATCCCAGGCTTTTATGACTCCGGTTTTCTTAAGGTATGTGCTCTGGAG GGTAAATTAGCCCTCCTTTCCTTAACCACTGGAGGCACGGCTGAGATGTACACAAAATCTGGGGTCAGTGGAGATTTCCGGTACTTCCTGTGGCCAATCCAG CATGGTACACTGCACTTCTGTGGATTTAAAGTCCTTGCCCCGCAAATCAGTTTTGGTCTTGATGATTcatcagaagaagaaaggaaagtgatGCTGGCATCGTGGGCCCAGCGGCTGAAGACCATCTGGAAGGAGGAACCCATCGACTGCACACCCCCATGGTACTTCCAAGAGTAG